Proteins encoded within one genomic window of Bradyrhizobium sp. AZCC 1719:
- a CDS encoding nodulation protein NopA: MGGVLGGVGNVVNAAAGAVAGGGNGGGAAGGDFQAMMDQLKQTYQESMQKSMELRRLQVDQNTQKKVADERVQ; this comes from the coding sequence ATGGGCGGAGTACTAGGTGGTGTCGGCAACGTCGTGAACGCGGCGGCGGGTGCCGTCGCTGGCGGCGGTAACGGCGGCGGCGCGGCCGGCGGCGATTTCCAGGCCATGATGGACCAGCTCAAGCAGACGTATCAGGAATCCATGCAGAAGAGCATGGAGCTGCGTCGCCTGCAGGTCGACCAGAACACGCAGAAGAAAGTGGCCGACGAGCGCGTTCAGTAA
- a CDS encoding SctD/MshK family protein, whose protein sequence is MSIESGLYAGSSHAFAPGRYTIGSSMDADIVLMEADVERLHALIDTSGAELQVEALAGRISVGPQKYLAAGARQAVATPLRMNIGAAQLHFSRADDPAPQSRGGLFGVSMSRSRLLMGVGLVSILSIALMMHSLADAPISQTAGAIHADLRQTWLASAANPTDIPVTGIVRQAVQREREGGLSIPDPGSDAVKAAADAMRAEVERMGILNVLVEPGVGIVAATGTIDPKAAAQWQTVQRWFDERFEGDITLVNGVSVRAEKVPLSLSIEGVWRGAHPHLLIRGQKYLEGAMLDGGWAIERIEAEKVLLRREGKLVAVRY, encoded by the coding sequence ATGTCAATTGAGTCCGGGCTGTATGCCGGTTCGTCGCATGCCTTCGCGCCCGGGCGTTACACGATCGGCAGCTCGATGGATGCCGACATCGTGCTCATGGAAGCCGACGTCGAACGCCTTCATGCCTTGATCGATACCTCCGGAGCCGAGCTTCAGGTCGAGGCGTTGGCGGGCAGGATTTCGGTCGGCCCGCAGAAGTATCTTGCAGCCGGAGCACGACAGGCGGTTGCAACGCCTTTGCGAATGAACATTGGCGCCGCGCAGTTGCATTTCAGCCGCGCCGACGATCCGGCCCCGCAATCGCGCGGCGGCCTGTTCGGCGTTTCAATGTCGCGGTCGCGTTTGCTGATGGGGGTGGGACTGGTCAGCATCCTCTCGATCGCATTGATGATGCACTCGCTGGCGGACGCGCCGATTTCGCAAACGGCCGGTGCGATTCACGCGGATCTGCGGCAGACTTGGCTCGCTTCAGCCGCGAACCCGACCGATATCCCGGTGACTGGGATCGTCAGACAGGCGGTGCAGCGTGAGCGCGAAGGTGGCCTTAGCATTCCCGATCCCGGATCCGACGCGGTCAAGGCTGCGGCCGATGCCATGCGGGCGGAAGTCGAGCGCATGGGCATCCTGAATGTTCTGGTCGAGCCTGGGGTCGGAATCGTCGCCGCGACCGGGACCATCGATCCGAAGGCTGCGGCGCAATGGCAGACCGTTCAAAGATGGTTCGACGAACGCTTTGAAGGCGACATCACGCTTGTGAACGGCGTCAGCGTCAGGGCAGAAAAGGTCCCGCTGTCGCTGTCCATCGAAGGCGTGTGGCGCGGAGCCCATCCTCACCTTCTCATCAGAGGTCAGAAGTACCTCGAGGGCGCCATGCTCGATGGCGGATGGGCGATCGAGCGCATCGAGGCCGAGAAAGTCCTGCTGCGGCGCGAGGGGAAGCTTGTCGCAGTTCGTTACTGA
- a CDS encoding secretin N-terminal domain-containing protein, with protein sequence MQNDGCMTPRTVPEQSSSAARDKGRGFVARLVAASFVVAGLSVSASLLLSSRALAAHLKLPDTTYTYTVINQDLSAALLEFGSNLSIKVNVSQEIRGRIQGRLPDLAPLAFLNRLASLFNLEWYFDGQVLHVTSARESQSRLLVPGPVSFEQLASTLAAFDVADERYAVRPAPNTQLVLVTGPPRFVALVEQTLNGLIAEEQARPKPAGVRVESTPPQDTFLTVFRGSQTTILRNGRLEATFGPNESSGTSAGREQPGGRDGDPGSPNRR encoded by the coding sequence TTGCAGAACGACGGATGTATGACGCCAAGAACGGTGCCCGAGCAGAGTTCCAGCGCCGCGCGCGACAAGGGGCGTGGTTTTGTTGCACGCCTCGTTGCAGCGAGCTTTGTTGTTGCGGGCTTGAGCGTCTCGGCGTCGCTGCTGTTGTCCTCGAGAGCGCTCGCCGCGCACCTCAAACTGCCCGACACCACTTACACTTACACGGTTATTAACCAGGATCTGTCGGCGGCGCTTCTGGAGTTCGGCAGCAATCTCAGTATCAAGGTCAATGTGAGCCAGGAGATCCGCGGCCGCATTCAGGGCCGGCTCCCTGACCTTGCGCCGCTGGCCTTCCTGAACAGGCTGGCCTCACTCTTTAATCTTGAGTGGTACTTTGACGGACAGGTGCTGCATGTCACCTCGGCCCGCGAATCGCAAAGCAGGTTGCTTGTTCCCGGTCCGGTATCCTTTGAACAGCTTGCGTCGACGCTTGCGGCGTTCGACGTCGCCGACGAGCGATATGCGGTGAGGCCGGCTCCTAATACGCAGCTTGTTCTGGTGACGGGACCGCCGCGATTCGTGGCGTTGGTCGAGCAGACCCTCAATGGGTTGATCGCCGAGGAGCAAGCGCGCCCAAAGCCCGCCGGCGTGCGAGTGGAATCGACGCCTCCGCAGGATACGTTCTTGACCGTTTTTCGCGGTTCGCAGACCACTATCCTTCGTAACGGACGATTGGAGGCGACCTTCGGCCCGAACGAATCCTCAGGCACATCAGCCGGACGCGAGCAGCCTGGTGGACGTGACGGCGATCCCGGTAGCCCCAACCGACGCTAA
- a CDS encoding nodulation protein NolB produces the protein MSFDPLAAINGAVSTTAPLSGSAAPAGDAAGAFSRVVANASSEASNTATSHASARAQESRHEATRVAAVREYPLTSLPRNPHDGLGHHVLDRLETLYRGDQRLRTANSHSATDASPVALAGAGLPRGPAAAPLNGATRPDDAFNVMIRNFEQVYQQSIQVGLMTKSTGAFTTSMNKLMSSA, from the coding sequence ATGTCCTTCGATCCGCTGGCGGCTATCAATGGTGCAGTTTCCACCACGGCGCCCCTGTCTGGAAGCGCCGCGCCGGCTGGCGATGCCGCGGGTGCATTTTCCCGCGTGGTCGCAAACGCATCGTCGGAGGCGAGCAACACCGCCACATCCCACGCGTCGGCACGCGCACAGGAAAGCAGGCACGAGGCCACACGTGTGGCGGCCGTGCGAGAGTATCCGCTGACGTCATTGCCGAGAAATCCACATGACGGACTGGGACATCACGTGCTGGATCGGCTGGAAACACTCTATCGCGGCGATCAGAGGCTGCGCACGGCGAATTCCCATTCCGCAACCGATGCCTCGCCGGTCGCGCTCGCGGGCGCTGGACTTCCGCGCGGACCCGCCGCTGCGCCGCTAAACGGTGCGACGAGGCCGGATGACGCCTTCAACGTCATGATTCGCAACTTCGAACAAGTCTATCAGCAATCCATTCAGGTTGGCTTGATGACCAAGAGTACCGGCGCCTTCACCACTTCGATGAACAAACTGATGTCCTCGGCGTGA
- the sctT gene encoding type III secretion system export apparatus subunit SctT — protein MTSLLSSADFQQFIDGALTALLGLGIAAMRTLGIALVFPVFTKAELGGVIRSGFALAMGLPVMWHVTDSIGALGPHQNAQLVLIAMKELMVGGLIGFMFGVPFWAVQAVGELVDEQRGVTNEEAFDPATRSQASSLSLFLGISAIAVFVAADGLRIVAGTLYDSYAIWPVTSFTPRLTLDNALSIAKALDHILGYALLVGGPVIALFLLLDLSVMLIGRSAPQLNAYDLPPTLKNVVFVVFIGIYATYLMNYMRDELAGTHGVRGQLERFLQ, from the coding sequence ATGACGTCACTGCTCTCATCGGCGGATTTTCAGCAGTTCATTGACGGCGCGTTGACGGCTTTGCTGGGCCTCGGCATCGCCGCCATGCGGACCCTGGGCATCGCTCTGGTGTTCCCGGTGTTCACCAAGGCGGAGCTCGGCGGCGTCATCCGGTCGGGCTTTGCGCTCGCCATGGGTCTTCCCGTAATGTGGCACGTGACCGACAGCATCGGGGCGCTGGGGCCGCACCAGAACGCCCAACTTGTCTTGATCGCGATGAAGGAGCTGATGGTGGGCGGGCTCATCGGCTTCATGTTCGGCGTGCCGTTCTGGGCCGTCCAGGCGGTGGGCGAGCTGGTCGACGAGCAGCGTGGCGTGACCAACGAGGAGGCCTTCGATCCTGCAACGCGGTCGCAAGCGTCGTCGCTCAGCCTGTTTCTCGGCATCAGCGCGATCGCCGTCTTCGTCGCCGCGGATGGCCTGCGCATTGTGGCCGGAACTCTCTACGACAGCTACGCAATCTGGCCCGTGACGAGCTTTACGCCCAGGCTCACGCTCGACAACGCCCTTTCGATTGCCAAGGCCCTCGATCACATCCTCGGCTACGCGCTGCTGGTCGGTGGCCCGGTCATCGCACTGTTCCTGCTGCTCGATCTGTCGGTGATGCTGATCGGCCGGTCCGCTCCGCAACTGAACGCGTATGATCTGCCGCCGACCCTGAAGAACGTGGTGTTCGTGGTCTTCATCGGCATCTACGCGACATATCTCATGAACTATATGCGGGACGAGCTGGCGGGTACGCACGGCGTCAGGGGTCAGCTCGAGCGGTTCCTGCAATGA
- the sctJ gene encoding type III secretion system inner membrane ring lipoprotein SctJ, which translates to MIAVRAVVKLVVLAVVFCTLAGCQTELYSKLDEREANNMIALLHKYGISAERSFAKDGTSQISVAENQLPQAIELLKANGLPRRTFTNMGEVFKSSGLISSPTEERARFIYALSEELSRTISDIDGVLSARIHVVLPKNDLLRQDATPSSASVFIRHDARAPLKSLLPHVKMLVANSIEGLSYEKVSVVLVPVERPSIDVAAPTTVGAATQAGLMAARPAGSSQALYLSLAGAALLLTGALAFWLGRRQERHARGGSSQASGAARNDPPRIKSLSSNDRSADQAVAQRAA; encoded by the coding sequence ATGATCGCCGTCCGTGCCGTGGTGAAACTGGTCGTGCTCGCGGTCGTGTTTTGTACTCTGGCAGGATGCCAGACGGAGCTTTATTCCAAGCTGGACGAGCGCGAAGCCAACAACATGATTGCGCTCCTGCACAAATACGGCATTTCAGCCGAGCGCTCGTTCGCCAAGGACGGCACCAGTCAGATCAGCGTCGCAGAAAACCAGCTCCCGCAAGCGATCGAGCTTCTCAAGGCAAACGGCTTGCCGCGCAGGACGTTCACCAACATGGGAGAGGTCTTCAAGAGCAGCGGCCTGATCTCGTCACCGACGGAGGAGCGCGCGCGCTTTATCTACGCGCTGAGCGAAGAGCTGTCGCGCACGATCTCCGACATTGATGGCGTTCTTTCCGCCAGAATTCACGTTGTTCTTCCAAAGAACGACTTGTTGCGTCAGGATGCGACGCCGTCATCTGCGTCGGTGTTCATTCGTCACGATGCGCGCGCACCGCTGAAATCGTTGCTGCCGCATGTCAAGATGCTGGTGGCGAACAGCATCGAAGGACTGTCCTACGAAAAGGTGTCGGTTGTGCTCGTTCCGGTGGAACGTCCTTCCATTGACGTTGCTGCGCCAACGACGGTCGGCGCAGCAACTCAAGCCGGACTGATGGCAGCCCGGCCGGCTGGTTCGTCTCAAGCGCTCTATCTTTCCCTCGCGGGCGCCGCGCTGCTCCTGACCGGGGCGCTGGCCTTCTGGCTCGGCCGCCGCCAGGAACGACACGCGCGCGGCGGTTCGTCGCAAGCGTCCGGCGCCGCCCGCAATGATCCACCAAGAATAAAAAGTCTCTCCTCGAATGATCGTAGCGCCGATCAGGCGGTCGCGCAGCGTGCTGCCTGA
- the sctR gene encoding type III secretion system export apparatus subunit SctR, with the protein MADIQPGILALIAITFGLGLLVFVVVTTTSFLKISVVLFLVRNALGAQQVPPNIVLYGAALILTVYISSPIIEQVYGQLNDPTLQYKTFDDWGVAVKRAQEPVRDYLKRFTRPEERQFFLTATERVWPADMRNRASEDDISILAPSFLLAELKRAFEIGFLLYLPFITIDLVVTTILMAMGMSLVSPTVISVPFKLFLFIAIDGWSRLMHGLVLSYAQ; encoded by the coding sequence ATGGCTGACATACAGCCCGGCATACTTGCGCTTATCGCGATCACCTTCGGCTTGGGATTGCTGGTCTTCGTCGTCGTGACGACGACCTCATTCCTGAAGATCTCGGTCGTGCTGTTCCTCGTTCGCAACGCGCTCGGCGCGCAGCAAGTGCCTCCGAACATCGTCCTGTATGGCGCCGCGCTGATCCTCACCGTCTATATCAGCTCCCCCATCATCGAGCAGGTCTACGGGCAACTGAACGATCCGACCCTGCAGTACAAGACGTTCGATGATTGGGGCGTCGCGGTGAAGCGCGCCCAGGAACCCGTGCGTGACTATCTGAAACGCTTTACCAGGCCGGAAGAGCGGCAATTCTTCCTTACCGCCACCGAACGCGTATGGCCGGCCGACATGCGTAATCGCGCGAGCGAGGATGACATTTCCATCCTTGCCCCTTCCTTTCTGCTCGCCGAACTCAAGCGTGCCTTCGAGATCGGCTTTCTGCTCTATCTTCCGTTCATCACCATCGATCTCGTGGTGACGACCATCCTGATGGCAATGGGCATGTCGCTGGTATCGCCGACGGTGATTTCAGTTCCGTTCAAGCTGTTCCTATTCATTGCAATCGATGGCTGGTCGCGGCTGATGCACGGGCTCGTCCTGAGTTATGCGCAATAG
- a CDS encoding EscU/YscU/HrcU family type III secretion system export apparatus switch protein encodes MSDASEQKSLPPSTKKLQDARKKGKISHSHDFVSAVGAVAAIAYLWAFSASIVGLWRDVLLLAVGMQNEPFQVALPQLGAALIALCWRTVVPLLTVAVAAAILANLIINRGLLFSLVPMTPDLEHINPFTGFKRIFALRNWIELAKTVVKGVLLGSTFVIVLAGTLNTLVRLPICGEGCIGFVFGSMAQLLLGIGIAFLLTTGLIDILLQRWLFLREMRMTITESKRELQDQEGNPLVRSARRRQREQQAQEPAIGPRHATLFVRGDGVVIGLRYIRGETSVPIVVCRASGAAAQSLLDIAASARIPVVPDAALARGLRRKPRLGSAIASQQFERVARAMLAAGLV; translated from the coding sequence ATGAGCGATGCCAGCGAGCAAAAATCGCTCCCGCCTTCGACGAAGAAGCTTCAGGACGCGCGCAAGAAGGGAAAGATATCCCACAGCCACGATTTCGTCAGCGCGGTCGGTGCGGTGGCGGCGATCGCGTATCTGTGGGCATTCTCGGCGAGTATCGTTGGCCTTTGGCGGGACGTGCTGCTGCTCGCCGTTGGTATGCAAAACGAACCGTTTCAGGTAGCGCTGCCGCAACTGGGCGCAGCGCTGATCGCTTTGTGCTGGCGAACGGTTGTGCCGCTGCTGACGGTCGCTGTCGCGGCTGCAATACTTGCCAACCTCATCATCAATCGCGGCCTCTTGTTCTCGCTCGTGCCGATGACCCCGGATCTGGAACACATCAACCCGTTCACCGGGTTCAAACGGATCTTCGCGCTCAGGAACTGGATTGAGCTTGCCAAGACCGTCGTTAAGGGCGTTCTGCTCGGATCCACCTTCGTCATCGTGTTGGCAGGCACGCTGAACACGCTGGTCCGGCTGCCGATCTGCGGCGAAGGCTGCATCGGCTTCGTGTTCGGCAGCATGGCGCAGTTGCTGCTCGGCATCGGCATTGCCTTCCTCCTGACGACCGGCTTGATTGACATTCTGCTTCAGCGCTGGCTGTTCCTGCGCGAGATGCGTATGACGATCACGGAAAGCAAGCGCGAGCTGCAGGATCAGGAAGGCAATCCGCTGGTACGCAGCGCGCGCCGGCGCCAACGTGAGCAGCAGGCCCAGGAACCCGCGATCGGTCCGCGCCATGCCACGCTGTTCGTGCGCGGCGACGGCGTAGTGATCGGCCTTCGCTATATCAGGGGCGAAACATCCGTGCCCATCGTCGTCTGCCGTGCTAGCGGCGCAGCCGCCCAATCGCTTCTGGACATTGCAGCATCCGCCCGCATTCCGGTTGTCCCGGATGCGGCGCTTGCCCGCGGCCTGCGGCGCAAGCCGCGGCTCGGCAGCGCCATCGCAAGCCAGCAGTTCGAACGGGTCGCCCGGGCAATGCTGGCCGCCGGCCTCGTCTAG
- the sctL gene encoding type III secretion system stator protein SctL: MKPRGPVVRAEEFNHWREAARAVDAAHHYLKSMQELAQAAYEQERQRGFLEGREAGSREAAQLATNLAGEATRYLGEIERAVPSMIMVIVEHILGTFDEVEFVTRAVHQAVTTLAGSEICLRVAPEMVEPLRRSLDEDGSCDVHLLRVEADAGIAPGDCQIVTQAGNIEIGLAAQSRALRNDLQQRLSAIEIAGSNGQHAS; this comes from the coding sequence TTGAAGCCACGCGGCCCCGTCGTGCGAGCTGAGGAGTTCAACCATTGGCGCGAGGCGGCGCGCGCGGTCGATGCAGCCCACCACTATCTGAAATCGATGCAGGAGCTGGCCCAGGCTGCCTACGAGCAGGAAAGGCAGCGGGGGTTTCTTGAGGGTCGCGAGGCGGGTAGCCGCGAGGCCGCGCAGCTCGCGACGAACCTGGCCGGAGAGGCCACGCGCTATCTCGGTGAGATCGAGCGTGCCGTTCCATCCATGATCATGGTCATCGTCGAGCACATTCTCGGCACGTTCGACGAGGTCGAGTTCGTGACGCGGGCCGTTCACCAGGCGGTGACGACGCTGGCCGGGTCGGAGATATGTCTGCGCGTCGCGCCCGAGATGGTCGAGCCGCTGCGCCGATCGCTTGACGAGGACGGCTCTTGCGACGTGCACTTGCTGCGCGTCGAGGCCGATGCCGGCATCGCCCCCGGCGATTGTCAGATCGTGACGCAGGCCGGCAACATCGAGATCGGTCTGGCGGCGCAGAGCCGGGCGCTGCGGAACGACCTGCAGCAGCGGCTGAGCGCGATCGAGATCGCCGGCAGCAATGGACAGCACGCCTCATGA
- the sctN gene encoding type III secretion system ATPase SctN — protein MTEERLSIRFASHLPRLHDAVKQIDTRPVRGRVTKAVGTLVHAVVPNVRIGELCTIADAQAGHSINAEVVGFTSKGVLLTPIGGLHGLSMRSEVIPTGQTMTTPVGDALLGRVIDSLGRALDGGAPINRRENVRSLHGPAPNPLTRQMIDRSFSVGLRAIDGLLSCGEGQRVGIYGEPGSGKSWLLAQIVKNADADVAVIGLIGERGREVREFITRQLGEAGLKRAVLVVATSDRSPIERLKAAYAATAIAEHFRDSGRRVLLLIDSITRFARAAREIGLAAGEPPTRRGFPPSIFATLPQLIERAGMGERGSVTAFYTVLVEGDGTGDPIAEETRGILDGHIVLSRTLASSGHFPAVDILASRSRLMEAVVSREHGIDAGKLRALLARYAEIEFLIQVGEYKQGADKVADEAVAKIDNIRSFLRQPADERTTFEETRRWMARLTS, from the coding sequence ATGACCGAGGAACGGTTATCCATTCGCTTCGCGTCGCACCTGCCGCGGCTGCATGACGCCGTCAAACAGATTGACACCCGGCCGGTGCGGGGTCGCGTCACCAAGGCGGTTGGCACGCTCGTTCACGCCGTCGTGCCCAATGTCCGCATCGGCGAATTGTGCACCATAGCGGACGCCCAGGCCGGGCACTCGATCAACGCCGAGGTCGTGGGTTTCACCAGCAAGGGCGTGCTGCTCACGCCAATCGGCGGACTGCATGGGCTGTCGATGCGGAGCGAGGTGATACCGACCGGCCAGACCATGACGACACCGGTTGGCGACGCCCTTCTAGGGCGCGTCATCGACAGCCTCGGGCGCGCGCTCGACGGCGGCGCGCCGATCAACCGTCGCGAGAATGTCCGTTCCCTGCATGGTCCGGCCCCCAATCCGCTCACGCGGCAGATGATCGATCGTTCATTCAGCGTCGGATTGCGTGCGATTGACGGGCTGCTTAGCTGCGGCGAAGGCCAGCGCGTCGGCATCTACGGAGAGCCGGGAAGCGGCAAGTCCTGGCTGCTCGCCCAAATCGTCAAGAATGCGGACGCCGATGTCGCAGTGATCGGCCTGATCGGCGAACGCGGACGCGAAGTGCGGGAGTTCATCACGCGGCAGCTCGGCGAGGCGGGGTTGAAGCGGGCCGTCCTCGTCGTCGCCACATCGGACAGGTCGCCGATCGAACGGCTCAAGGCGGCCTATGCCGCAACTGCGATTGCCGAACATTTCCGCGACAGCGGGCGCCGCGTCCTGCTCTTGATCGACAGCATCACCCGCTTTGCCCGCGCGGCGCGCGAAATTGGCCTGGCCGCAGGTGAACCACCAACCCGCCGCGGCTTCCCGCCATCTATCTTCGCGACCCTGCCGCAATTGATCGAGCGCGCAGGCATGGGTGAGCGCGGCTCGGTGACGGCCTTCTACACCGTTCTCGTCGAAGGCGATGGCACCGGTGATCCGATCGCCGAAGAGACGCGGGGCATTCTCGACGGCCACATCGTTCTATCGCGCACGCTCGCGAGTTCAGGCCACTTTCCGGCCGTCGACATCCTCGCAAGCCGCAGCCGGCTGATGGAAGCGGTGGTCTCCCGCGAACATGGCATCGACGCCGGCAAGCTGCGCGCCCTGCTCGCCCGCTACGCGGAAATCGAGTTCCTGATCCAGGTTGGCGAGTACAAACAAGGAGCAGACAAAGTGGCCGACGAGGCCGTCGCGAAGATCGACAACATTCGATCGTTCCTGAGGCAGCCGGCCGATGAGCGGACAACCTTCGAGGAAACCAGACGATGGATGGCACGCCTCACCTCATGA
- a CDS encoding EscS/YscS/HrcS family type III secretion system export apparatus protein encodes MEEASILTHMSTSLSLFLVLTLPPLLAALVAGLIVGILQAATQVQDQTLPQTVKLLVVVAVLGLLSPLLAGPLIDHARRLFTEFPALTTRL; translated from the coding sequence ATGGAAGAAGCCAGCATTCTGACGCACATGAGCACATCGCTCAGCCTGTTTCTCGTGCTGACGTTGCCGCCATTGCTGGCGGCGTTGGTGGCCGGACTGATCGTCGGGATCCTGCAGGCCGCCACACAGGTCCAGGACCAGACGCTACCGCAGACCGTCAAGCTGCTCGTTGTCGTCGCCGTACTCGGCTTGCTTTCTCCGCTGCTTGCCGGCCCGCTGATCGATCATGCCCGGCGTCTGTTCACGGAATTTCCTGCGCTCACCACGCGTTTGTGA
- the sctQ gene encoding type III secretion system cytoplasmic ring protein SctQ gives MSADGALATHREQPQKTGVAPWQPRMLCELPDLAVLNACSVRRAPFRGSIEGLPIEFDLSPTYTSAPAATADDRFEAILSWGDAQAIATLAFAPVRRLLERIQPELSDDPPSDPALSLLMELALAPLLAKIEMYTGTPLALRSSSRRAAGDLPRPGPQSRWLVFRGTLGGDLLELALEFDGHVVEDFVKLFQHVAPARLSLPQTFVPIVTILGAGAVRLPVRTLQDLHHGDVLIPDEFPFERGEVALTFGHRYRAIARLEQNGARVQSALQHSKSIREINAMDGKGTSGVVEMDDLGDLEVQLTFELGRQTVELEQLRTIAPGYVFPLARSPDDPVDIVANGRRIGRGEIVRVGDGLGVRLVRLFDHG, from the coding sequence ATGAGTGCCGACGGAGCGCTTGCGACCCACCGAGAGCAGCCGCAGAAGACCGGCGTCGCGCCATGGCAACCGCGAATGCTGTGCGAACTGCCGGATTTAGCCGTCCTGAACGCTTGTTCCGTCCGGCGCGCGCCGTTCAGGGGCTCCATCGAAGGCCTGCCGATCGAATTTGACCTGTCGCCCACCTACACGTCTGCGCCGGCCGCCACGGCAGACGATCGTTTCGAAGCGATCCTGAGCTGGGGAGACGCTCAAGCAATCGCTACGCTTGCCTTCGCACCCGTGCGCCGCCTGTTGGAGCGAATTCAGCCGGAGCTTTCCGACGATCCGCCGAGCGATCCGGCTCTGTCTCTACTTATGGAACTTGCGCTGGCTCCCCTGCTCGCGAAAATCGAGATGTACACCGGCACGCCGCTCGCGCTTCGGTCATCTTCCCGCCGGGCGGCCGGCGATCTCCCGAGACCCGGTCCGCAGTCGCGCTGGCTAGTCTTTCGCGGCACGCTGGGTGGCGATCTCCTTGAGCTTGCGCTTGAATTCGACGGTCACGTCGTCGAGGACTTCGTCAAGCTCTTCCAGCATGTCGCGCCGGCAAGATTGTCGTTGCCGCAGACATTCGTTCCCATCGTCACGATCCTCGGCGCAGGCGCCGTACGGCTGCCGGTGCGCACGCTGCAAGACCTGCACCATGGCGACGTGCTGATACCGGACGAATTTCCATTCGAGCGCGGCGAAGTTGCTCTCACGTTCGGGCATCGATATCGGGCTATCGCGCGCCTGGAACAAAACGGAGCGCGTGTTCAATCCGCGCTTCAGCACAGCAAGTCAATTCGGGAGATCAATGCGATGGATGGCAAGGGCACATCCGGCGTCGTCGAGATGGATGATCTCGGCGATCTCGAAGTTCAGTTGACGTTCGAACTGGGTCGACAGACCGTCGAACTGGAGCAACTCCGCACGATAGCGCCCGGCTATGTCTTTCCGCTCGCACGTTCGCCGGATGACCCCGTCGACATCGTCGCCAACGGCCGCCGCATCGGCCGCGGCGAGATTGTGCGTGTCGGTGATGGTCTCGGCGTTCGCCTTGTTCGCCTGTTCGACCATGGCTGA